The following DNA comes from Trichocoleus sp. FACHB-46.
GTGAGTGGGAATATAAAACGATTAAGTTCTTTGCTCAAGGAACATTCGGGGCCGGGAAGATTAACGAAATAGAACTTGAGGATGTACTGAATGAAGCGGGAGCTAGAGGCTGG
Coding sequences within:
- a CDS encoding DUF4177 domain-containing protein; translated protein: MSEWEYKTIKFFAQGTFGAGKINEIELEDVLNEAGARGW